One Bombus pascuorum chromosome 4, iyBomPasc1.1, whole genome shotgun sequence DNA segment encodes these proteins:
- the LOC132906284 gene encoding neuralized-like protein 2: MMTEKSRKIVTRFHPTHGENIMLREDNTVAYRTASFANSLAFSEKPLQPGEIFLVEIEKTERGWSGHMRLGLTLIDPASINNSLPQFAMPNLAKLGNTWIFAITKSHTIWDSIEGYGEGIPSGEKKLITDGVNVQTSRGVIPFNSLRPNTIDSSQYILPTDAGSRIGIMYVPQAGSDKAEMHFIINGEDQGVCGKDIPYKAGPLRAVVDVYGTTKQVRIVQLYGVSTLQSACRDAILQYTKRNAVDLLPLPRVLKDYLLYQSQ; the protein is encoded by the exons atgATGACCGAGAAATCCAGGAAAATAGTGACTAGATTTCACCCGACTCACGGGGAAAATATTATGTTGAGGGAGGACAACACTGTGGCATATCGTACTGCTAGTTTTGCAAACTCTCTGGCCTTCAGCGAAAAGCCACTACAACCAGGTGAAATATTCTTGGTGGAAATTGAGAAGACTGAAAGAGGATGGAGTGGACACATGAGACTGGGACTGACTCTTATAGATCCTGCTTCTATAAACAATAGTCTGCCACAGTTCGCTATGCCTAATCTGGCTAAGCTTGGTAATACATGGATATTTGCCATTACTAAAAGTCATACTATATGGGATAGTATTGAAGGATATG gTGAAGGAATACCATCCGGAGAGAAGAAATTAATCACAGATGGAGTAAATGTGCAAACTTCTCGAGGAGTTATCCCATTTAATTCTCTTAGACCAAATACAATTGATTCTTCTCAATATATTCTACCTACAGATGCTGGTAGTCGTATTGGAATTATGTATGTGCCACAAGCTGGTTCAGATAAAGCAGAAAtgcattttataattaatggtGAAGACCAAGGTGTATGTGGAAAAGACATACCATATAAGGCAGGTCCTTTGCGTGCTGTAGTAGATGTATATGGTACCACAAAACAAGTCAGAATAGTTCAGCTATATGGTG TATCTACTCTACAAAGTGCCTGCCGTGATGCTATACTACAGTATACTAAAAGGAATGCAGTTGATTTGCTTCCACTTCCACGAGTTCTAAAAGATTATCTGTTGTACCAATCACAATGA